The DNA window GGTTTTTCCTCCGGTACAGAAACATTCCTACCAAACCGTCATTTTCAGCAGCATTGGAAGCTTGCTGAAGGGGCGGCCTGCATGTCATAAACATCACTGTTCCCGTAACCGGATAAGAGTGACATGACGTTGAACACCCTGATGAAACCTCTTTTAGTGGCCGGGCTGCTGATGAGCAGCTTGGTACAAGCCGCACCAAGTGCCCAGCAGGTGCTGGAAGCTTCGCCCGTGGATGACATCGTTGTGCAGTACCCGGCGATGATGGGGCAGGGCATACGGGATGGCCTCAAGCAAAAAGCGCAGGTGCCGCCGATGGTGGCGGACACCATCGCGTATGTGGTGCAGAACAGCTTTCGCCCCGAAGAAATCAAGCGAAAAATCGCATCGAATCTCGATGCTTCGTTAAACGACGAGCAGTTGTCGAAGGTGCACGATTGGTACCAGAAACCGGTGGCAAAAAAAATTGCACGGGCTGAAGTGGCGGCCTCCGCGCCGGCGATCTGGCCACAAATACGCAAGAAAGCCCCAGAGCTGAACAAACTCAACGAGGGAACCGACCGCGAAGCGCGTTTCGATCGTTTTGACCGTGCTGCCCGCGCTACAGAAAGTGCCGTTGATACCGCCATTGCTCTGCAGTTGGGACTATCCTCAGCGATGGCTGCGGTGCGAGGTGAACCCGCGAATCCTGACGA is part of the Marinobacter sp. JH2 genome and encodes:
- a CDS encoding DUF2059 domain-containing protein, whose product is MTLNTLMKPLLVAGLLMSSLVQAAPSAQQVLEASPVDDIVVQYPAMMGQGIRDGLKQKAQVPPMVADTIAYVVQNSFRPEEIKRKIASNLDASLNDEQLSKVHDWYQKPVAKKIARAEVAASAPAIWPQIRKKAPELNKLNEGTDREARFDRFDRAARATESAVDTAIALQLGLSSAMAAVRGEPANPDETRQQLEAQRPALQGVVGKQVYDSYLYTYQKITPKEMEMYLEFLESDAGQQFTKVVAESVQQAVTEPIENIGNQLARFRNFGKENTQ